The stretch of DNA TCATCCCCATGGCCACGGCCCCCTACGACCACGGCGAACCCCTCGCCGGATCCGCCCCGGGCGTCCTGTGGGCGCTGCTCACGCCGCTGCTGGCACTCCTGGACCGCGTCGGCCTGCTCACCGCTCCGCCCGACTCCCTGGAAAGGGCCGCCGACCGGCTGGACCACATCGCCGAACGCTGCGGACCCGCCATCGTCACCTACAGCAACCCGGCCAAGACCCTCGCCGCCGAACTCGCCGACGCGCTGCCGGTCATCTGGACCGAGGGCGCCTCCGCGGGCCCCGCGGGACGCCGGTTCGCCGCCGGGCTCGCCGAACTGTCCGGCATCCCCGCGATCGTCGCCGAACTGCCCGAAGCCCTCGCCGCGCACACCGCGCTGCTCGCCGGTCCGCTGGCCGCCAGCGCCGACCCGGACGACTTCTTCCGCGACCGCGTCGAGGAGCGGCCCGCCCTGCACGCGCGCGTGGTGCTGCTGCGCGACCGCCCGCTCGGCGGCCTGACCGCCGCCCCGGCCGCCCGAGACCTGGCCCTCAGCCACGACACGCCGATCAGCGAGCTGGAGCCGGACCCCGGCGACGATCTCGAGACCCTCGCGGAACTGATCGCCGTCACGGATTTCACCGCCGTTTACCTGGCGCTCGCCTCCGGCACCTGATCTGTCCTTGAGCGCAGACGAGAACAGCCAAGAACGCTGAGACCGCCGAGAACGCCGAGAACAGCCCAGAACCGCAGAGAGAAGCGCATGGACCGCCTCGACAACACGATCCGCCCCTACGCCTGGGGTTCCACCACCGCCATCCCGCACCTGCTGGGTGCAGAGCCGAGCGGCGAACCCCAGGCGGAGCTGTGGATGGGGGCCCATCCGGGCGCACCCTCGCGCACCGCACGCGGCACCCTCGCCGAGGTCATCGAGGCCGGCCCGGAGGAGGAACTGGGCGCCAGGACGGTCGCGAAGTTCGGCCCGTACCTGCCCTTCCTGCTCAAGATCCTCGCCGCCGGCGCCCCGCTCTCCCTCCAGGTCCACCCCGACCTGGCACAGGCCAAGGAGGGATACGCCGACGAGGAGCGCCGAGGCGTCCCCGCCGACGCCCCGCACCGCAACTACAAGGACGCCAACCACAAGCCCGAACTGGTCTGCGCGCTCACCGAGTTCGACGGCCTGTGCGGCTTCCGCGCGCCGAACCGGGCCGCCGAACTGCTCGACGCCCTCGGTGTCGACTCCCTCAAGCCGTACGTCGACGTGCTGCGCGCCCGCCCCGAGGAAGCCGCCCTGCGCGAGGTCCTCACCGCCCTCCTCACCGCCGACCGCGAGGAGATGGCCGCGACGGTCGCCGAGGCCGCGGCCGCCTGTGCCCGCCTCGGCGGCGACCACGCCCCCTATGCCGGCATCGCCCGCCACTACCCGGGCGACCCGGGCGTGCTGGCCGCGATGCTCCTCAACCACTTCCGCCTCAAGCCGGGCGAGGCGGTCTTCCTCGGCGCCGGCATCCCGCACGCCTACCTCAACGGCCTGGGCGTGGAGATCATGGCCAACTCGGACAACGTCCTGCGCTGCGGCCTGACCCCCAAGCACGTCGACGTCCCCGAACTCCTGCGCATCGTCCGCTTCGAGGCCCGCGACCCCGGCATCCTGTGCCCGGAGGCCGGCCCGGACGGCGAGGAGGTCTACGACACCCCCGTCGACGAGTTCCGCCTGTCCCGCTACGTCCTGCCCGAAGGCAC from Streptomyces sp. 6-11-2 encodes:
- a CDS encoding SIS domain-containing protein — encoded protein: MLDESLLDAPEGLAQADRRGLLRGAAEAGARVRTAARNAAEAGVSGLRPDGRPRAVLIAGPGAAATHAADLLGTLAGAGSPVTRLAPTGVASAAGALRWELPGWAGSVDLLLIATPDGTEPSLSLLAEQAYRRGCTVVAVAPAGTPLAEALEGARGLFIPMATAPYDHGEPLAGSAPGVLWALLTPLLALLDRVGLLTAPPDSLERAADRLDHIAERCGPAIVTYSNPAKTLAAELADALPVIWTEGASAGPAGRRFAAGLAELSGIPAIVAELPEALAAHTALLAGPLAASADPDDFFRDRVEERPALHARVVLLRDRPLGGLTAAPAARDLALSHDTPISELEPDPGDDLETLAELIAVTDFTAVYLALASGT
- the manA gene encoding mannose-6-phosphate isomerase, class I is translated as MDRLDNTIRPYAWGSTTAIPHLLGAEPSGEPQAELWMGAHPGAPSRTARGTLAEVIEAGPEEELGARTVAKFGPYLPFLLKILAAGAPLSLQVHPDLAQAKEGYADEERRGVPADAPHRNYKDANHKPELVCALTEFDGLCGFRAPNRAAELLDALGVDSLKPYVDVLRARPEEAALREVLTALLTADREEMAATVAEAAAACARLGGDHAPYAGIARHYPGDPGVLAAMLLNHFRLKPGEAVFLGAGIPHAYLNGLGVEIMANSDNVLRCGLTPKHVDVPELLRIVRFEARDPGILCPEAGPDGEEVYDTPVDEFRLSRYVLPEGTDAERDLTLDTPQILLCAAGSVRAGEQELAPGQSVFVPAGEKAEVSGTGTLFRATVVV